One Solanum pennellii chromosome 9, SPENNV200 DNA segment encodes these proteins:
- the LOC107030549 gene encoding translocator protein homolog yields the protein MASQQDELKHRSTTKSQETEQYTKSAHDKDSKSNKNINRSTRKQIAKRGVKSLTIALSIPLLLTLIDISLFGSSYQYVSMEKPFWFPRLWALHLACLGSSLLMGLSAWLVWAEGGFHRQPMAIILYLTQLGLSLAWDPVVFKAGATRIGLVLCVALFGVLIGCFRAFKNVNPIAGDLVKPCFGWAVLLSLANLKLVYH from the coding sequence ATGGCTTCTCAACAAGATGAGCTAAAACACAGAAGTActacgaaatcacaagaaacaGAGCAATACACAAAATCTGCTCACGATAAGGATTCAAAATCGAACAAAAACATCAACAGATCAACAAGAAAACAGATCGCGAAACGAGGCGTCAAATCATTGACAATCGCTTTATCAATTCCACTTCTATTAACCCTAATTGACATCTCTCTATTCGGATCAAGTTACCAGTACGTTTCAATGGAGAAGCCTTTTTGGTTTCCGCGTCTATGGGCTTTACATTTAGCCTGTTTAGGTTCTTCTCTTCTAATGGGTCTTTCTGCTTGGCTTGTTTGGGCTGAAGGTGGGTTTCATCGTCAACCTATGGctataattttgtatttaactCAATTAGGGTTGAGTTTGGCTTGGGATCCAGTTGTGTTCAAAGCAGGTGCTACTAGAATTGGGTTAGTGTTATGTGTGGCTTTGTTTGGAGTGTTGATTGGTTGTTTTAGGGCTTTTAAAAATGTGAATCCTATTGCTGGGGATTTGGTTAAACCTTGTTTTGGATGGGCTGTGCTTTTGAGTTTAGCAAATCTTAAGCTTGTGTATCATTAg
- the LOC107030550 gene encoding alkylated DNA repair protein alkB homolog 8, which yields MDELKMILTEAFGDSSNSEGEEEEQFLHVHSVENKVNGKALIGSVFGETHNWERISEIDGLWLCKDFLSPDQQSKLLSSIQQEGWFAESSSNQAMRFGDLPGWAVELSRSIHEVILFGSYAAELENCEKGKEACIFPQDLLWREPLFDQLIANMYQPGEGICAHVDLMRFEDGIAIVSLDSSCVMHFSGVENDTCTAQDPPHNVPVLLTPGCLILMWGEARYLWKHEINRKPGFQIWQGQEIDQKKRISVTLRKLGRTD from the exons ATGGATGAGCTGAAGATGATTCTAACAGAAGCATTTGGCGATTCATCAAACAGCGAAGgcgaagaagaagaacaatttCTCCATGTTCATTCTGTTGAGAATAAGGTCAATGGAAAAGCCCTAATCGGGTCAGTGTTCGGAGAAACTCATAATTGGGAAAGAATCAGTGAAATTGATGGCCTTTGGCTGTGCAAAGACTTTTTATCTCCTGATCAACAATCAAAGTTGTTATCATCAATCCAACAAG AAGGATGGTTTGCTGAGTCTTCAAGCAATCAG GCTATGAGATTTGGCGACCTACCAGGATGGGCGGTTGAGCTCTCCAGGTCTATCCATGAGGTGATTCTTTTCGGTAGTTATGCTGCAGAGTTGGAAAACTGTGAAAAGGGCAAGGAAGCATGTATTTTTCCACAAGATCTGTTATGGAGGGAACCTCTATTTGATCAACTTATAGCTAACATGTATCAACCAGGTGAG GGTATCTGTGCACATGTTGATCTAATGCGGTTTGAGGATGGAATAGCTATTGTTTCTCTAGATTCATCCTGCGTAATGCATTTTTCTGGAGTCGAAAATGACACATGCACAGCTCAAGATCCACCACACAATGTGCCTGTGCTTTTGACACCAGGTTGTCTTATTCTGATGTGGGGAGAAGCACGCTATCTTTGGAAACACGAAATTAATCGAAAGCCTGGGTTCCAAATATGGCAAGGTCAAGAGATTGATCAGAAGAAGAGAATCTCAGTGACACTGAGGAAACTTGGTCGCACTGACTAG
- the LOC107030551 gene encoding stress-related protein, giving the protein MADAAATPPTDPASTAPPATTDPASTTPPTSTDPPTSTDPASTTPPTSTDPADPVAEDERKLEYLDFIQVAAIYVIVCFSTLYEYGKENSGPLKPGVQAVEATVKTVIGPVYEKFHNVPFNLLKFIDLKVADLMTEVDSHVPSLLKQTSSKALLIAQKAPELARDLAGEVQHDGLVDTASNVAKTLYTKYEPTIKELYTKYEPVIEKNAVLAWRSLNKLPLFPQVAQILVPTAAYWSEKYNQALTYASENGYAAANYFPIIPVERIAKVFEGGATAENEQSVPLTDGPVAPAQ; this is encoded by the exons ATGGCTGACGCAGCTGCAACGCCGCCTACTGATCCAGCAAGCACGGCGCCACCTGCTACGACTGATCCAGCAAGCACGACGCCGCCTACTAGTACTGATCCGCCTACTAGTACTGATCCAGCAAGCACGACGCCGCCTACTAGTACTGATCCAGCTGATCCA GTAGCAGAAGATGAGAGGAAACTCGAATATCTGGATTTCATTCAAGTTGCAGCGATCTATGTGATTGTTTGCTTCTCAACTTTGTATGAATACGGCAAAGAAAACTCCGGCCCGTTGAAACCTGGTGTACAGGCCGTAGAAGCCACTGTTAAAACTGTTATCGGACCGGTTTATGAGAAGTTCCATAACGTTCCTTTCAATCTCCTCAAGTTCATCGACCTAAAG GTTGCAGACTTGATGACAGAAGTTGACAGCCATGTGCCTTCTCTACTAAAGCAGACATCATCTAAAGCTCTGTTAATAGCTCAGAAGGCTCCAGAATTGGCCCGAGATCTCGCCGGCGAGGTACAGCACGATGGCTTAGTGGACACAGCAAGCAACGTAGCTAAAACACTCTACACAAAGTACGAACCCACAATCAAGGAGCTATACACAAAATACGAGCCAGTGATCGAGAAAAATGCGGTTTTGGCATGGAGATCTCTGAATAAGCTTCCTTTGTTCCCTCAAGTGGCTCAGATTTTGGTGCCGACGGCTGCTTATTGGAGTGAGAAATACAATCAAGCGTTGACATATGCGTCGGAGAACGGCTATGCGGCGGCGAATTATTTTCCGATTATTCCCGTAGAGAGGATCGCGAAGGTGTTTGAAGGCGGCGCCACCGCTGAGAACGAGCAGTCCGTTCCCTTGACCGACGGCCCTGTTGCTCCGGCGCAATGA